Proteins encoded in a region of the Nicotiana tomentosiformis chromosome 9, ASM39032v3, whole genome shotgun sequence genome:
- the LOC138899524 gene encoding uncharacterized protein, whose protein sequence is MDQESTAQNSQNVARQGDLSPRHMKKAKLAAKGRKMQQKDNNTVHTSGDFNVIWDEEEKYGGLPVFLNETDVFRHCINTCNLFDLGFKGIEVTHLSKIGSDHSPMQLKCDIKKIESLEEVVLVHEAQFEVTPTKLNRERLHKVQADLIRFLALEEKYWKQKSGMAWFKHGDRNTKVFHTQIKGRRKRIYLKRIQNNQGMWIEEDEEIAVEAVNFYKE, encoded by the exons ATGGATCAAGAGTCTACTGCCCAGAATTCTCAAAATGTAGCAAGGCAAGGTGACCTATCACCTAGGCATATGAAAAAGGCTAAATTAGCAGCAAAAGGAAGGAAAATGCAGCAGAAAGATAACAACACTGTGCACACAA GTGGAGACTTTAATGTTATTTGGGATGAAGAAGAAAAGTATGGTGGTTTGCCAGTGTTTTTGAATGAAACTGATGTCTTTCGACACTGCATCAACACTTGCAACTTATTTGATCTTGGCTTCAAAG GAATTGAAGTTACACATTTGTCAAAGATAGGCTCAGACCACAGTCCTATGCAACTAAAGTGTGATATAAAG AAGATTGAAAGCTTGGAGGAGGTAGTATTGGTTCATGAAGCACAGTTTGAAGTTACTCCTACCAAACTGAACAGAGAAAGATTGCACAAAGTACAAGCAGATTTGATCAGATTTCTTGCCTTGGAGGAAAAATATTGGAAGCAGAAATCAGGTATGGCTTGGTTCAAACATGGTGACAGGAACACCAAAGTTTTTCATACTCAAATCAAGGGTCGAAGGAAGAGGATATATCTCAAAAGAATTCAAAACAATCAAGGTATGTGGATAGAAGAAGATGAAGAGATTGCTGTGGAAGCAGTTAACTTTTATAAAGAATAG
- the LOC138899525 gene encoding uncharacterized protein, producing MVVGSMMMPKYPDPKIIYTPKDIQTGMLSEHGVNLTYMQAWRAKEKALEFLRGHPDDSYNRLSSYLYILEKTYPGLVVKLQKTEDNYFLYAFVALSTSIKGWEHCRPVVLVDGTFLKSAYRRIMLIASTMDATGSILPLAYTIVDSENDAS from the exons ATGGTAGTTGGCAGCATGATGATGCCAAAATATCCGGACCCTAAGATAATATACACACCAAAAGACATACAAACTGGCATGTTGTCGGAACATGGTGTGAACTTAACATATATGCAAGCTTGGAGAGCAAAGGAAAAGGCTTTGGAATTTTTGAGAGGTCATCCTGATGATTCCTACAATCGCTTGTCGAGTTATTTGTATATTCTGGAGAAGACTTATCCGGGGTTGGTAGTGAAATTGCAGAAGACTGAAGATAATTATTTCTTGTATGCATTTGTTGCTCTTAGTACGTCCATCAAGGGTTGGGAGCATTGTAGGCCAGTTGTATTAGTTGATGGCACCTTCTTGAAGTCGGCATATAGGAGAATCATGCTAATTGCTAGCACAATGGATGCAACAG GTAGTATATTACCACTAGCATACACCATTGTTGATTCAGAAAATGACGCATCATAG
- the LOC117279406 gene encoding uncharacterized protein, translated as MFFDGAVNAKAVGIGAILILPSGQHYPATAHFRFFYTNNTDEYEACIMGINMAIDLDVEELLIMGDSDLIIRQHVEDLRKQFKFVKFRYIPRFHNELADALGTLASMLPYPDIDPLEIQIREWHGYCNVIEIEPDVQPWYHDIKRFFKTKKYPEQDSGDKKRTIKRLASSFFFSREVLYKRTPDLNLLRCVDTREAEKIMNEVHSGACGPYMNGCVLGKKILRAGYYWMTMEKDYFSFVQKYHQCEMHGDLIHAPPSELHPMSSPWPFVDWGMNVIGPI; from the exons atgttctttgatggagctgtaaaTGCAAAAGCTGTCGGGATTGGAGCGATTCTGATTTTGCCCTCAGGTCAGCATTATCCGGCCACAGCCCACTTTAGGTTCTTCTATACAAACAACACCGATGAGTATGAGGCCTGCATTATGGGCATCAATATGGCAATTGATCTGGATGTAGAGGAATTATTAATCATGGGGGATTCTGACTTGATTattcg GCAACATGTGGAAGATCTTAGAAAACAGTTCAAGTTTGTCAAGTTCAGGTATATTCCTCGATTCCACAATGAGCTAGCTGATGCGCTAGGTACTTTAGCCTCAATGCTGCCGTATCCGGACATTGACCCGCTGGAGATCCAAATTCGAGAATGGCATGGTTATTGTAATGTCATTGAAATAGAACCAGACGTtcaaccatggtatcatgatatcaaaaggttTTTTAAAACAAAGAAATATCCCGAGCAGGACAGTGGAGATAAAAAAAGAACTATCAAAAGGCTTGCCAGCAGTTTCTTTTTTAGCAGAGAAGTCCTGTACAAAAGAACTCCGGATCTGAATCTTTTAAGGTGCGTAGACACCCGAGAAGCTGAAAAGATCATGAATGAAGTGCATTCGGGAGCATGTGGGCCTTACATGAATGGATGTGtccttggaaagaaaattctccgggcaggttattactggatgaccatggaaaaggaTTATTTCAGTTTCGTCCAGAAGTACCATCAATGCGAGATGCACGGTGACCTGATTCATGCACCGCCCTCAGAGTTACATCCTATGTCATCGCCTTGGCCATTCGTTGATTGGGGCATgaatgttattgggccaatttag